One Thermococcus kodakarensis KOD1 genomic window carries:
- a CDS encoding HAD family hydrolase: protein MLVITDLDDTLCNTWEAGKKTLLRTLLFLIRRRKFRAIAYFLLKKYRRFESSEEVHLMDLDELVETVFRDVYPDASDDEIREVVSFVERAFFEHLRLFPDALPFLSGLKKLGAKIVLVTDSSTEWQRKKLEVLGVSNYFDGVIISGETGHSKLEDYNFKLALQKFPSSEVYVVGDRDETDMRGGRAIGATTILVRRGYFKSRKVRFADYVVNNLLEALEVIKREYKKRVEA, encoded by the coding sequence ATGCTGGTAATCACCGACCTCGACGATACCCTCTGCAATACGTGGGAGGCGGGAAAAAAGACCCTCTTGAGAACTCTCTTGTTCCTGATCAGGAGAAGAAAGTTCCGGGCCATAGCGTACTTCTTGCTAAAAAAGTACCGTCGTTTTGAAAGCTCTGAGGAAGTCCACCTGATGGATTTGGACGAGCTTGTTGAAACCGTCTTTAGGGACGTTTACCCAGATGCCTCTGACGATGAAATCCGGGAAGTTGTGTCCTTTGTTGAGCGCGCCTTTTTCGAACACTTACGCCTTTTCCCTGATGCCCTGCCGTTTCTCTCCGGTCTGAAGAAGCTTGGGGCAAAAATAGTTCTCGTGACGGACTCATCGACGGAGTGGCAAAGGAAAAAGCTTGAAGTTCTCGGCGTCTCCAATTACTTTGATGGCGTCATCATAAGCGGTGAAACAGGCCACAGCAAGCTTGAAGATTACAACTTCAAGCTTGCCCTTCAAAAGTTCCCTTCCAGCGAGGTCTACGTTGTTGGTGACCGCGACGAGACTGACATGCGTGGAGGTAGGGCGATTGGGGCCACCACCATACTGGTTCGCAGGGGCTATTTCAAGTCCCGAAAAGTCAGGTTTGCCGATTACGTTGTGAATAACCTTCTTGAGGCCCTGGAGGTGATAAAGCGTGAGTATAAGAAGCGAGTTGAAGCGTAA
- a CDS encoding TIGR00304 family membrane protein, translated as MRGEELVLAGIALIFLGFILVFIGTLLSAFSGEADVEGGGVIMIGPIPIVFGTGRGVTLAMILAVLLMVLWIIGTLLARRG; from the coding sequence ATGAGAGGCGAAGAACTCGTACTGGCGGGAATAGCCCTGATATTCCTGGGGTTCATCCTGGTGTTCATCGGGACCCTGCTATCTGCCTTCAGCGGTGAGGCGGACGTTGAAGGCGGCGGGGTCATAATGATAGGCCCAATTCCAATAGTCTTTGGAACAGGAAGGGGTGTCACCCTGGCCATGATTCTGGCGGTGCTCCTGATGGTTCTGTGGATAATTGGTACTCTTCTCGCAAGGAGGGGATGA
- a CDS encoding cation:proton antiporter, which translates to MEFLGYLAVLLVVAKSIEWAFEKAEIHPIIAHVITGILLGPFALGIVKPGKEIEVLAQFGLIMMMLYMGLTSNFSAIAQNTKKATFVAVLGVAFSFILGFATVYLFGKGFSAAVFVGVTLGNTAIEVTSGVLVKERVNRRVSAILMGAAFADDILAVYLIGIITGMASGNFNAQSLLILTGKIFAFIVATLLISEYIFKRSRWFYSVVRNLNVFFTFTLILTFALAIISEWVGLNQIIGAYLAGLTISRLRERKDPLVVTRIKLNELIGDLQVVLTEFFMPLFFIYVGLMFNPPIKDINIFLILALYASAVLGKLIGCGLGSKLVGLPWEDSIAVGIGMGGRGSLELAILTFGLSTGLIDQSIFASVIMVSMLTALTTPIFFKAYLKRQRLKAGES; encoded by the coding sequence GTGGAGTTCCTCGGCTACCTAGCAGTCCTTCTAGTTGTGGCAAAGAGCATAGAATGGGCCTTCGAGAAGGCGGAGATACACCCGATCATCGCCCACGTTATAACTGGCATTCTCCTCGGGCCGTTTGCACTCGGAATTGTAAAGCCGGGCAAAGAAATTGAAGTGCTGGCACAGTTTGGACTTATAATGATGATGCTCTACATGGGCCTGACCAGCAACTTCTCTGCAATAGCCCAGAACACGAAGAAAGCCACGTTTGTGGCAGTTCTCGGGGTTGCTTTCTCGTTCATACTGGGCTTTGCCACCGTGTACCTCTTTGGAAAGGGGTTCTCCGCGGCGGTGTTCGTTGGCGTAACCCTCGGAAACACGGCAATCGAAGTCACGAGCGGCGTCCTGGTCAAGGAGAGGGTGAACAGAAGAGTCTCGGCCATACTGATGGGAGCGGCGTTCGCGGACGACATACTGGCCGTTTACCTTATAGGCATCATCACCGGCATGGCGAGCGGGAACTTCAACGCCCAGTCCCTCCTCATCCTGACGGGGAAAATCTTTGCCTTCATAGTCGCGACGCTCCTGATTTCGGAGTACATCTTCAAGCGCTCCAGATGGTTCTACAGCGTGGTCAGGAACCTCAACGTCTTCTTTACATTCACCCTCATCCTCACGTTTGCACTCGCCATAATATCGGAGTGGGTTGGCCTGAACCAGATAATAGGGGCCTACCTGGCGGGTCTGACCATAAGCAGACTCCGCGAGAGAAAAGACCCCCTCGTCGTTACCAGGATAAAGCTCAACGAGCTCATAGGCGACCTTCAGGTTGTCCTCACGGAGTTCTTCATGCCGCTGTTCTTTATCTACGTCGGCCTGATGTTCAATCCCCCCATTAAAGACATTAACATATTCCTCATTTTGGCCCTCTACGCCTCGGCAGTGCTTGGTAAGCTGATCGGCTGCGGTCTTGGTTCAAAGCTGGTTGGTCTCCCCTGGGAAGATTCGATAGCAGTCGGAATTGGAATGGGTGGAAGGGGAAGCCTGGAGCTGGCTATCCTCACGTTCGGCCTCAGCACGGGGTTGATAGACCAGAGCATCTTCGCGAGTGTTATAATGGTCTCAATGCTAACGGCCTTAACAACGCCGATATTCTTCAAGGCGTACCTGAAGAGGCAAAGGCTTAAAGCCGGGGAGAGCTAG